The Pseudomonas wenzhouensis genome has a segment encoding these proteins:
- a CDS encoding ABC transporter substrate-binding protein: protein MRHLSAILALWAGITACAQAAEPITLGLNYPRTGPYKEEGLAQMRGALLAIDEINAAGGVLGRPLRLSSKDTASRPAKAVKNVDKLAAEGAAMLFGGSSSAVAIAAGKRAKEHGLLYFGTLTYSNDTTGKDGHRYMFRECNNAWMSAQVLGQYLNKTLPNKRYFYVTADYTWGHTTEASLRQATASDNVGQHAGVRTPFPGARLADYTDALTQAAASNADILALVLFGEDLVRAMRIAHDLGLTSRMQIVAPNLTQSMVEQAGPGLMQGVIGTEPWTWRVPALEKSARGEAFVEAFRTRYEMYPSSSAASAYSIVQQWADAATRARSLDSEALIKALEGHRYTLLKDEQQWRAFDHQNLQTVYAVKVKTRDEVLKDPLKQDYFEIVDRLDASSALPSLADWQAERRAAGQPLTLQ, encoded by the coding sequence ATGCGCCACCTGTCCGCCATCCTGGCCCTCTGGGCCGGAATCACCGCCTGTGCGCAGGCTGCCGAGCCGATCACCCTCGGTCTCAACTACCCGCGCACCGGCCCGTATAAAGAGGAGGGACTGGCGCAGATGCGTGGAGCCCTGCTGGCCATCGATGAAATCAACGCCGCAGGCGGTGTCCTCGGGCGGCCCTTGCGCCTGTCCAGCAAGGACACCGCCTCGCGTCCGGCCAAGGCCGTGAAGAACGTCGACAAGCTGGCGGCCGAGGGTGCGGCCATGCTCTTTGGTGGTTCTTCCAGCGCGGTGGCCATCGCTGCCGGCAAGCGTGCCAAGGAACACGGCCTGCTGTATTTCGGCACCCTCACCTACTCCAACGACACCACCGGCAAGGACGGCCATCGCTACATGTTCCGCGAGTGCAACAACGCCTGGATGAGCGCTCAGGTGCTCGGCCAGTACCTGAACAAGACCTTGCCGAACAAACGCTATTTCTACGTTACCGCCGACTACACCTGGGGCCACACCACCGAAGCTTCACTGCGCCAAGCCACGGCCAGTGACAACGTGGGCCAGCATGCCGGGGTTCGCACGCCCTTCCCCGGCGCGCGCCTGGCCGACTATACCGATGCCCTGACCCAGGCCGCTGCGAGCAATGCCGACATTCTGGCCCTGGTACTGTTTGGTGAAGACCTGGTGCGTGCCATGCGCATTGCCCATGACCTGGGCCTGACCAGCCGCATGCAGATCGTCGCCCCGAACCTGACCCAAAGCATGGTCGAACAAGCCGGCCCCGGTTTGATGCAGGGTGTGATCGGTACCGAGCCCTGGACCTGGCGCGTACCGGCACTGGAGAAATCTGCCCGTGGTGAAGCCTTCGTCGAAGCCTTCAGGACTCGCTACGAGATGTATCCCTCCAGCTCTGCGGCCTCGGCCTACAGCATCGTGCAGCAATGGGCCGATGCCGCCACCCGAGCCAGGAGCCTCGACAGCGAAGCCTTGATCAAGGCGCTGGAAGGTCATCGCTACACCTTGCTCAAGGATGAACAGCAATGGCGTGCCTTCGATCACCAGAACCTGCAGACGGTCTATGCCGTGAAGGTAAAAACCCGCGACGAGGTACTCAAGGACCCGCTCAAGCAGGACTACTTCGAGATCGTCGACCGCCTCGACGCCAGCAGCGCCCTGCCCAGCCTCGCCGACTGGCAGGCCGAGCGCCGCGCAGCCGGCCAACCCCTGACCTTGCAATGA
- a CDS encoding acyl-CoA dehydrogenase family protein: MDFELSDEQRLLTDSARAFAARELAPHAADWDRDHHFPVEVIRRAAEQGYLALYIAEEDGGLGLSRLSSSLIFEQLAAGCVATTAYLTIHNMATWMLASFADQALKDTWLPGLISGQTLASYCLTEPDAGSDAANLRTRARREGDEYVIDGSKCFISGAGSTQVLIVMARTGEDGAKGISCFLVPADAPGVRYGRNEDKMGWKAQPTRTITFEGVRIPASHLIGPEGEGFVYAMKGLDGGRLNIASCSLGAAQAALEQSLRYVEERKQFGKPLSQFQALQFKLADMLTDLTASRQMVRLAAHKLDHGHGEASLYCAMAKRFATDHCFAVCNEALQLHGGYGYLNDYPLERWVRDARVHQILEGTNEIMRVIVARRLLLQGGMLDRLL; this comes from the coding sequence ATGGACTTCGAACTCAGTGACGAACAACGCCTGCTTACCGACAGCGCACGTGCCTTCGCCGCACGGGAGCTGGCACCCCACGCCGCCGACTGGGATCGCGACCATCACTTCCCCGTCGAGGTGATTCGCCGCGCCGCCGAGCAGGGCTACCTGGCCCTGTATATCGCCGAAGAAGATGGCGGCCTGGGCCTCTCGCGGCTGTCCAGTTCACTGATCTTCGAGCAATTGGCGGCCGGCTGCGTGGCCACCACCGCCTACCTGACCATCCACAACATGGCCACCTGGATGCTCGCCAGCTTCGCCGACCAGGCGCTCAAGGACACCTGGTTGCCGGGGCTGATTTCCGGCCAGACGCTGGCCTCCTACTGCCTTACCGAACCGGACGCTGGCTCCGACGCCGCCAACCTGCGCACCCGCGCCCGCCGCGAGGGCGACGAGTACGTGATCGACGGCAGCAAATGCTTTATCTCCGGCGCCGGCAGCACCCAGGTGCTGATCGTCATGGCACGCACAGGTGAGGATGGCGCCAAGGGCATCTCCTGCTTCCTGGTGCCGGCCGATGCCCCTGGTGTGCGCTACGGGCGCAACGAGGACAAGATGGGCTGGAAGGCGCAGCCGACCCGCACCATCACCTTCGAGGGCGTGCGTATTCCCGCCAGCCACCTTATCGGCCCGGAAGGCGAAGGCTTCGTCTACGCGATGAAGGGCCTCGATGGTGGCCGTCTGAATATTGCCAGTTGCTCGCTCGGTGCCGCTCAGGCGGCGCTGGAACAGAGCCTGCGCTACGTCGAGGAACGCAAGCAGTTCGGCAAGCCGCTCAGCCAGTTCCAGGCGCTGCAATTCAAACTCGCCGACATGCTCACCGACCTCACCGCCAGCCGGCAGATGGTGCGCCTGGCCGCACACAAGCTCGACCACGGGCATGGCGAAGCCAGCCTGTATTGCGCCATGGCCAAGCGCTTCGCCACCGACCACTGCTTCGCGGTGTGCAACGAGGCGCTGCAACTGCATGGCGGCTATGGCTATCTGAACGACTATCCGCTGGAACGCTGGGTACGCGACGCCCGCGTGCATCAGATCCTGGAAGGCACCAACGAAATCATGCGGGTGATCGTCGCCCGCCGCCTGCTGCTGCAGGGCGGCATGCTCGATCGCCTGCTGTAA
- a CDS encoding enoyl-CoA hydratase — translation MSTAIETYKPGIFDLTHKLTVEKHGHTALITINHPPANTWDRDSLIGLKQVIEHLNRDDEVYALVVTGQGPKFFSAGADLNMFADGDKARAREMARRFGEAFETLRDFRGVSIAAINGYAMGGGLECALACDIRIAERQAQMALPEAAVGLLPCAGGTQALPWLVGEGWAKRMILCGERIDAETALRIGLVEQVVDTGEARGTALLLASKVARQSPVAVRTIKPLIQGARQRGPNTWLPEERERFVDLFDADDTREGVNAFLEKRDPQWRNK, via the coding sequence ATGAGCACTGCAATCGAAACCTACAAACCCGGCATCTTCGACTTGACCCACAAGCTCACCGTGGAGAAGCACGGCCACACCGCGCTGATCACCATCAACCACCCGCCGGCCAACACCTGGGATCGTGACTCGCTGATCGGCCTCAAGCAGGTGATCGAACACCTCAACCGTGACGACGAGGTCTACGCCCTGGTGGTAACCGGCCAGGGGCCGAAGTTCTTTTCCGCCGGCGCCGACCTGAACATGTTCGCTGACGGCGACAAGGCTCGCGCCCGCGAAATGGCGCGGCGCTTCGGCGAGGCCTTCGAGACCCTGCGTGATTTCCGTGGCGTGTCCATCGCCGCGATCAACGGCTACGCCATGGGCGGCGGCCTGGAGTGCGCCCTGGCCTGCGACATTCGCATCGCCGAACGCCAGGCGCAGATGGCCCTGCCGGAAGCCGCCGTGGGCCTGTTGCCCTGCGCCGGCGGCACCCAGGCGCTGCCCTGGCTGGTCGGCGAAGGCTGGGCCAAGCGCATGATTCTCTGCGGCGAACGCATCGATGCTGAAACGGCCCTGCGCATCGGCCTGGTCGAACAGGTGGTGGACACCGGCGAAGCGCGCGGCACCGCCCTGTTGCTGGCCTCCAAGGTGGCGCGGCAGAGCCCGGTAGCGGTACGCACCATCAAACCGCTGATCCAGGGCGCCCGCCAGCGCGGCCCGAACACCTGGCTGCCGGAGGAGCGCGAGCGCTTCGTCGACCTGTTCGATGCCGACGACACCCGCGAAGGCGTCAACGCCTTCCTGGAAAAACGCGATCCGCAGTGGCGTAACAAGTAA
- a CDS encoding enoyl-CoA hydratase/isomerase family protein — translation MNLQFEERPSLHGYRIGIASLDAEKSLNALSLPMIEALDARLHAWADDPEIACVVLRGNGAKAFCAGGDVVQLVNQCREKPGEVPPLARRFFADEYRLDYRIHTYPKPFICWAHGHVLGGGMGLMQGAGIRIVTPSSRLGMPEINIGLYPDVGGSWFLARLPGRLGLFLGLTAASINARDALDLNLADRFLRDDQQDALLDGLVQLNWREQPNAQLHSLLRALESEARSELPAAQWLPYRERIDTLLDVADLPAAVQALSTLQQDDDALLARAAKTLAHGCPLTAHLVWEQIKRARHLSLAEVFRMEYVMSLNCCRHPEFPEGVRARLIDKDQTPHWHWPDVAAIPAAVIDAHFAPAWDGEHPLADL, via the coding sequence ATGAACCTGCAATTCGAAGAACGCCCCAGCCTGCACGGCTACCGCATCGGCATCGCCAGCCTGGATGCCGAGAAGAGCCTCAACGCCCTCTCCCTGCCGATGATCGAAGCGCTCGATGCGCGCCTGCATGCCTGGGCCGATGACCCCGAGATCGCCTGCGTGGTGCTGCGTGGCAACGGCGCCAAGGCCTTCTGCGCCGGCGGCGATGTGGTGCAACTGGTCAATCAGTGCCGCGAAAAACCGGGTGAAGTACCGCCGCTGGCACGACGCTTCTTCGCCGACGAATACCGTCTCGATTACCGCATTCACACCTACCCAAAACCCTTCATCTGTTGGGCCCACGGCCATGTACTGGGTGGCGGCATGGGCCTGATGCAGGGCGCCGGCATCCGCATCGTCACCCCCAGCAGTCGTCTGGGGATGCCGGAAATCAATATCGGCCTGTACCCGGATGTCGGCGGCAGTTGGTTCCTCGCCCGTCTGCCGGGTCGCCTGGGCCTGTTCCTTGGTCTCACCGCGGCCAGCATCAATGCCCGTGATGCGCTGGACCTGAACCTGGCCGACCGCTTCCTGCGCGACGACCAGCAAGACGCTCTGCTCGACGGCCTGGTGCAACTGAACTGGCGCGAGCAGCCCAACGCTCAGCTGCACAGCCTGCTGCGCGCGCTGGAAAGCGAGGCGCGCAGCGAACTGCCCGCCGCGCAGTGGCTACCATATCGCGAGCGTATCGACACGCTGCTCGATGTCGCCGACCTGCCGGCTGCCGTGCAGGCACTCAGCACCCTGCAGCAGGACGACGACGCCCTGCTCGCCCGCGCCGCCAAGACCCTGGCCCACGGCTGCCCACTGACCGCGCACCTGGTCTGGGAGCAGATCAAACGTGCCCGTCACCTGTCGCTGGCCGAGGTGTTCCGCATGGAATACGTCATGAGCCTGAATTGCTGCCGCCACCCGGAATTCCCCGAAGGCGTACGCGCCCGCCTGATCGACAAGGATCAGACGCCACACTGGCATTGGCCGGACGTGGCCGCGATCCCAGCAGCCGTGATCGACGCGCACTTCGCCCCAGCCTGGGATGGCGAACATCCGTTGGCAGACTTGTAG
- the mmsB gene encoding 3-hydroxyisobutyrate dehydrogenase, giving the protein MTQIAFIGLGHMGLPMARNLLKAGYPLKVFDLVQSAVDTLASEGAVAADSAVDAIEQAQVVISMLPASRHVENLYLGEGGLLERLKAGTLVIECSTIAPESARKVHAAARERGISLLDAPVSGGTGGAAAGTLTFMVGGEAQALERARPLLEKMGKNIFHAGPDGAGQVAKVCNNQVLAVQMIATAEAMAMGVANGLEPAVLAEIMRQSSGGNWTLEKYNPWPGVMENAPASKGYSGGFMAELMAKDLGLAQETASHNGNSAPMGALALQLYRLLLKQGKGKQDFSVVQQLFV; this is encoded by the coding sequence ATGACCCAGATCGCCTTTATCGGCCTCGGCCACATGGGCCTGCCCATGGCCCGCAACCTGCTCAAGGCGGGCTACCCGCTGAAAGTCTTCGACCTGGTGCAAAGCGCCGTTGACACCCTGGCAAGCGAAGGCGCCGTGGCAGCCGACAGCGCCGTAGACGCCATCGAACAGGCGCAGGTGGTGATCAGCATGCTGCCGGCGAGCCGCCATGTGGAAAACCTGTACCTGGGAGAAGGCGGTCTGCTCGAACGACTCAAGGCCGGCACGCTCGTTATCGAATGCTCGACCATCGCCCCGGAGTCCGCGCGCAAGGTGCACGCCGCTGCCCGCGAGCGCGGCATCTCTCTGCTCGATGCGCCGGTATCCGGTGGTACCGGTGGCGCGGCGGCCGGCACCCTGACCTTCATGGTCGGTGGTGAGGCACAGGCGCTGGAGCGCGCCCGACCTTTGCTCGAAAAAATGGGCAAGAACATCTTCCACGCCGGCCCGGATGGCGCCGGCCAGGTAGCCAAGGTCTGCAACAACCAGGTACTCGCGGTGCAGATGATCGCCACCGCCGAAGCCATGGCCATGGGCGTGGCCAACGGCCTGGAGCCGGCCGTTCTGGCCGAGATCATGCGGCAGAGTTCCGGTGGCAACTGGACGCTGGAGAAGTACAACCCCTGGCCCGGCGTAATGGAAAACGCGCCGGCCTCGAAGGGCTACAGCGGCGGTTTCATGGCCGAACTGATGGCCAAGGACCTCGGCCTGGCCCAGGAAACCGCCAGCCACAACGGCAACAGCGCGCCGATGGGCGCGTTGGCGCTGCAGCTCTACCGCCTGCTGCTCAAGCAGGGCAAGGGCAAGCAGGACTTTTCGGTGGTACAGCAGTTGTTCGTGTAG